The DNA region CGTACGCGAGCAGGCGGCCGTAGTAGCCCCGCACGTCGGACTCGGGGTCGACGACGACCCGGACCGTCTCGCCCGCGAGGCGGTCCTTCACGAAGGTACTCGCGTTCTCGCCCCAGTTACGGAGCCAGTCACGGCCCGCGAGGCTGTCGGGGATGCCCGGGTACTCCTCGGGCTCGACGCCCTTGTGGACTTCCGGCGTGTCGACGCCGAGCAACCGGACCGTGTCCTCGGTCCCGTTCTGGTACCGGATCTCCAGGGTGTCGCCGTCGACGACCCGCGTCACGGTCGCGGTGGTGCCCTCCTGCTCGCCCGGGGGTGCGTCGCGGGCCGGCTCACCCGGCCAGGAGCCGAGACAGCCGGCGCTCACGAGCACCAGCGCGAGCACGACTGCGAGGCGGGCCTGTCGCATCTACAAATAGAGACGGGTCCAGGGCCTTTCCGCCTTGACCGGAACAGGTTAGGTATGCCCGAATATGAAAGGTCGACCGCGAGGGCGACGCCGGTCAGTCGTCGTCGGCGCCCATCCGGGCCGCGACCACGGCGTCGCGCTGGTCCTCGGTCGTCACCTCGCGCTCGCCGAAGAGCTTCACGACCACGTCGTAGGCGAACACGAGGGTCCCGACGATGAGGAGCGTGTCCCCGGGCAGGCGCGCCCAGAACAGCAACTGGACCAGCTCGCCGTTGTAGAACGCCAGGCTCCGGGCCGCGTCGTAGTTCGCGGTGAAGGCGGCCTCCAGCTGGAGGAAGCCGACGGGCAGCACCGAGACGAACACCATCAGCGCGAGCCCGACGTTCCACGTCCAGAAGGCGACCCTGAGCCGGCTTGCGTCCCAGTCCTTCGTCGCGATTCGGAGCATGTAGGTCGCCATCCCGAGCGCGAGGAAGCCGAACGCGCCGAACATGGCGGCGTGGGCGTGCCCGACCGTCAGGTAGGTCCCGTGTTCGTAGTAGTTCACGAGCGGGAGGTTGATGAAGAACCCGAGGACGCCGGCGCCCACGAAGTTCCACACCCCGCTGGCGATGATGAACATGAACGGGAGTCGGTACGGGAAGTCCTCGCCGCTGGCCGAGAGCGCCTGGTACTCGTTGAGCGCCTCGTAGAGGATGAACACCAGCGGGATGAGTTCGAGCGTCGAGAAGACGCTCCCGATGGGCACCCAGACGTCGGGCATCCCGATCCACCAGTAGTGGTGCGAGACGCCGATGACGCCGGTGCCCATCACGAGCAGGGCCTCCAGCATGACCGCCTTCTCGGCAGACTGTTTCTTCAGCAGGTTCATCGAGACGAGGGTGAGGCCGACGATGGCGACGATGAAGAACTCGAAGGCACCCTCGACCCACATGTGGACGACCCACCACCGCCAGAACTCCGTGACGGCGATGTTGGTCTGCGGGGTGAACATGAAGCCGGCGACGAACAGCAGGCCGATGGAGCCGCCGGCGTACAGTATCATGTGCGCGAGGCCGTACTTCGGCTCGCGGTCGAGCAGCGGCCGGAACCCGCGGGCGACGAGGACCGCCCACGCGCCGAAGCCGAGCAGCAGGCCGAACTGCCAGACCTTCCCGACCTCCAGGTACTCCAGGCCCTCGTTCCCGAGGAGCCACCAGAGGTCGCCCTGGAAGAACTCGTTCGCGCCGAGGTAGATACCCGTCAGGCCGCCGACGACCACGACCACGAGCGCGCCGAGCAGGCCGTAGACGTATCTGGACTGGTTCTTCGGCTCGTACCCCGTCAGCAGGGGCGCGAGGAACAGCCCGGCACCGAGCCACAGCGTCGCGATCCACAGCACGCCGAGGTCGATGTGCCAGGTCTTCGCCAGCGCGAACGGCAGCAACTCGATGACGGGGATGCCGAAGACCGACTCGATGCCGAAGAACGCGTGGCGCTCGACGTAGTAGTGCGCCAGCAGACCGCCGAGGAGGACCTGCCCGACGAACAGTAACGCGGCGACAGGGACGAACTTCAGCGCCGCCGACTGGCTGGGCAGCAGGTCGGCCTCGTCGGGGGCTGGCACGTCGATGCCCGCGGTCGAGGGCTCGGGCAGGTCGACCGACTTGTACAGCCAGACGCCGGCACCCGCCCCCGCGACGAGCAACACCATCGCGATGACGCTCCAGGTCATGGCGGCCGCGCCGGGGTCGTTCCCCGCGGCGGGCTGGTACGGCCAGTCGTTCGTGTAGGAGTGGTCGCTGGCCGGCCGGTCGGTGTGACTCATCCAGGCCGTCCACATCGCGAAGTCGGCGAACCGGCGCGCCTCCTCCTCGGAGGCGACCATGCCCTCGGGCACGCCGCGCTCGGCGCTGCCCTCGTGATATCGCTCGACGTAGACCTCACGCACCTGCTGGTGCGCGTACACCTCCGCGGCGGAGTAGTGGATGGTCTCGTCGACCGAGCCATCGTCGAGGTCGGTCTTCACCACGTCGCCGATGGCCGCCTGCTCGGCCGACGAGAGGTCGGCGTACGCCTCGCCGTGGCGCTCGCGGGCGTAGTACTCCCGCATGTACTGCACCTTCAGGTCCAGCGCGTCGGCGGTGTAGTCCACGCCGTAGTACGCGCCGTTCCCGAGGATCGACCCGTGATTCATCATCCCGTCCGACTGGAACACCGTCTTCCCGGTGCGGACCTGTTCGTCCGTCACGACCTGCTCGCCGTCCGGACCGACGACCTCCTTCGGGATGGGCGGCGCCTTCTCGGTGGAGTACCACGCGCCCACGCCCATCACGGCGAGGTTCACCACGAAGACGATGACCAGCAACTTCGCGAGCGTCTGTCGTCGTACCTTCATCTCGGTCGATGGTTCGACCGGGGCCCATAATGCGGTGCAGGCCAGGTATCGTGGCCTGAGAAGGAGACCGAACGTGTTCGCCCGCCGGTCGACGTCCGTCTCCTGCTCAGTCCCCTGACGTGCGCTGGGACTCCGGCAGCTCCTCGACGAACTCCTTGATGATGGTCTCCTCGGCGCGATGCAGGGTCTCGCTACAGGTCGACTTCGCGAGGTCCATCGCCTCCGCGAGGTCGGTCAGGGTACACTCCCGCGGCGTGTCGTAGTACCCGCGCTCGACCGCCTCGACGATGAGGGTCCGCTGGCGCGGCGTGAGCGCCGGGTCCGGTTCGACCTCCTGGCGCAACTCCTCGACCTCGTAGGGGATGCCGAACTCCTCCAGTTTGTCGGCCAGCTCGGAGAGGTGTGACTGCGGGGCGTTGATCTCCCACTTCGCCTGCCCGTCCTGGATGTCGAACGGCATCTCCAGCGGGATGCCGGAGCTCTTGATGGGCTGGAGCAGGAGCGGGGTCGTCGTCTCGAACTGTATCACGGCCGTCTCGCCGTGGTGCTGGAGGAGGTCCAGGTCGATGACCATGTCCGCGGTCCGGATGTCGCCGACGAGGTCCGGGAGCTGGCTGCTGGTGACCTCCGCGAGAGCGACCCCGTGGTCGCCCTTCGGGAGCGCGGCGAGGATGCGAAGACGGGCGTCTGGATACGCCCGGGACACCCGGCCGACCCACACGTGTTCCGGTACGGTGATGGTGAGAGTTGCGCGTGCCATCGTTCTCACCCGAACGTATTCGGGCCGGGCAGGAAACAGTGGCGACGAACATGTTCGGCTCCACGACGAAACCGGGACGAACACGTTCGGGAGAACCGTTTCGGGGTCCCGCGGGCACCGTCTATCCATGGCAGGAACGACGATCGACGTCCGCGAGTACGCCCCGAAGGACCGCCACGAGAAGATCTTCGACGCCTTCGACGACCTGGATTCGGGCGAGGCACTGACACTGGTCAACGACCACGACCCGCAGCCTCTGTACTACCAGTTGCAGGCCGAGCGCGACGACTTCGACGCCGACGGCTACGAACTCGACCAGGTGGCAGAGGACGAGTTCATCGCGACGCTACCGAAGCAGTAGACCAGCTGCCAACCCGGCGCAGCCCCCGACGTTTCTTCTGGCCGACCCCGACGACGGAGCGCCCAGTGGTCGCTGTCGGGGCGGCGTGGTCGGCGCGGTTCGAAGTGGGATGACGTGGGGTGTGAGAAGCGGGCAGTCGCGCGCGGTGAGGATGTGGGTGAGGAGTGGTGAGGAGAACCGATGGGTCCCATCGCCTCCTCGGCACGGAATCGTGGTCGTGGTGGTGTCGTGCGCCTGTCTCAGATATCACCCCCGCCAGATGAGCGTCACGATGCGCCCCGCGACCTCCTCGGTCTCGTACTGGAACCCCTGCTCGTTGAGCTTGGGGTAGAGGTGCTTGGGCGCCCGGTCGTTGAACTGGACGAGCACCCGGCCGTCGAGGTCGGCGAGACGTTCCATCGTCTTCGTGAGCGGCTGTGGCGGCGGCAGGTCCGCGACGTCCAACCGATCGATCTC from Haloarchaeobius amylolyticus includes:
- a CDS encoding DUF2249 domain-containing protein, coding for MAAKTDPPTLPEFIERSKAPTDAEIDRLDVADLPPPQPLTKTMERLADLDGRVLVQFNDRAPKHLYPKLNEQGFQYETEEVAGRIVTLIWRG
- a CDS encoding nitric-oxide reductase large subunit, which produces MKVRRQTLAKLLVIVFVVNLAVMGVGAWYSTEKAPPIPKEVVGPDGEQVVTDEQVRTGKTVFQSDGMMNHGSILGNGAYYGVDYTADALDLKVQYMREYYARERHGEAYADLSSAEQAAIGDVVKTDLDDGSVDETIHYSAAEVYAHQQVREVYVERYHEGSAERGVPEGMVASEEEARRFADFAMWTAWMSHTDRPASDHSYTNDWPYQPAAGNDPGAAAMTWSVIAMVLLVAGAGAGVWLYKSVDLPEPSTAGIDVPAPDEADLLPSQSAALKFVPVAALLFVGQVLLGGLLAHYYVERHAFFGIESVFGIPVIELLPFALAKTWHIDLGVLWIATLWLGAGLFLAPLLTGYEPKNQSRYVYGLLGALVVVVVGGLTGIYLGANEFFQGDLWWLLGNEGLEYLEVGKVWQFGLLLGFGAWAVLVARGFRPLLDREPKYGLAHMILYAGGSIGLLFVAGFMFTPQTNIAVTEFWRWWVVHMWVEGAFEFFIVAIVGLTLVSMNLLKKQSAEKAVMLEALLVMGTGVIGVSHHYWWIGMPDVWVPIGSVFSTLELIPLVFILYEALNEYQALSASGEDFPYRLPFMFIIASGVWNFVGAGVLGFFINLPLVNYYEHGTYLTVGHAHAAMFGAFGFLALGMATYMLRIATKDWDASRLRVAFWTWNVGLALMVFVSVLPVGFLQLEAAFTANYDAARSLAFYNGELVQLLFWARLPGDTLLIVGTLVFAYDVVVKLFGEREVTTEDQRDAVVAARMGADDD
- a CDS encoding DUF2249 domain-containing protein; this encodes MAGTTIDVREYAPKDRHEKIFDAFDDLDSGEALTLVNDHDPQPLYYQLQAERDDFDADGYELDQVAEDEFIATLPKQ
- a CDS encoding helix-turn-helix domain-containing protein, producing MARATLTITVPEHVWVGRVSRAYPDARLRILAALPKGDHGVALAEVTSSQLPDLVGDIRTADMVIDLDLLQHHGETAVIQFETTTPLLLQPIKSSGIPLEMPFDIQDGQAKWEINAPQSHLSELADKLEEFGIPYEVEELRQEVEPDPALTPRQRTLIVEAVERGYYDTPRECTLTDLAEAMDLAKSTCSETLHRAEETIIKEFVEELPESQRTSGD